The uncultured Devosia sp. sequence GAGGTAAACCCCGACCTGACGCTGGTCATCGCCGACTATGACAAGGAAACGGCGCTCAAGGGCAAGTATGGCGTGACCTATCAGGACACGTTCGTGCTGCTCGATGACAAGGGCAATTCGCTCAAGTCGTGGAACAGCGGCGGCGTCGACGGCCTCAACGAGAATAGCGCCAGCTAGTCCATGCTCCTCACCATTGGCTTTGCCTTTCTCGCCGGCGTCATCACGGTGCTGTCGCCCTGCGTGCTGCCGCTGCTGCCGGTCATTCTCGGCTCGGCCACGCAGGAAGGCCGCGCCCGGCCGATCGGGCTGATCGTCGGCTTCGTCGGCTCCTTCACTTTGGCAACTCTAGCGCTGAGCTATCTGGTGCGGTCGCTGGGCGTCTCGCCCGATCTCAACCGCATCCTCGCCGGCTCGGTGCTGATCCTGCTCGGGCTGCTCCTCGCCATCCCCGCTTTGCATCGCGGCTTCGAAAATCTCGCCGGCAATCTCGCCTCCAAGCTTCCCGTGCCGCAGAACCAGTCGGGCTTTGGTGGCGGGCTGGCGATCGGCGCCGGTCTCGGCCTTGCCTGGAGCCCCTGCGTCGGGCCGATCATGGCTTCGGTCATCACCCTGGCACTCAATCAGCAGGTCGATAGCGGCGCCATTGCCGTCACCCTCGCCTTTTCGCTGGGCACAGCGCTACCCATGGCAGCGATCATGTTGGGCGGTCGGCAACTGGCGCGGCGGCTCTCGTGGTTCCAGTCGAACGCCACTCGCATCCAGCAGGTGCTCGGACTTATCCTCGTGCTGACGGGCTGTGCTATCTTCCTTGGCTGGGACCGGCAGATCCAGATTTTACTGCTCACCTGGTTCCCCGGTTG is a genomic window containing:
- a CDS encoding cytochrome c biogenesis CcdA family protein, with the protein product MLLTIGFAFLAGVITVLSPCVLPLLPVILGSATQEGRARPIGLIVGFVGSFTLATLALSYLVRSLGVSPDLNRILAGSVLILLGLLLAIPALHRGFENLAGNLASKLPVPQNQSGFGGGLAIGAGLGLAWSPCVGPIMASVITLALNQQVDSGAIAVTLAFSLGTALPMAAIMLGGRQLARRLSWFQSNATRIQQVLGLILVLTGCAIFLGWDRQIQILLLTWFPGWEQALIGWEPRPAN